From Leptospiraceae bacterium:
CTTCTTCTTTGAAGAGCCTTCCATAATTTTCATAATACCTCTTTGCAAAATTCCTTCATATCCCATGAGTGCCGGAATATCTTTAGCCTCATTTGCCTCTAGCCGCACTGCACGAAGAGCCTGTATTTCTAAGCGCAGTTCAACGCTTGCATTCTTGCTAAACTCTTCTAGCAAGTAGAGGCAACTTTCCATTTCCCCTGAATCAATTCTTTAGCGAATTCCAATTTGAAATTTTCATCCTTAGATAATTCGTATTGTTTGTAACGAAGCTCCACATTTTTTACATGCGGAGGTGTGAGTTGACCAATTAAGTTTCCATTGGAATTATAATAGGCGAATTCAATTCCTCGTTCAAGTAGTTCGAATAAAACATGCGATGAGGCTTGCACATATCCAAACACTTGAATCGTCTCTATGTTTTTTAATTCCAATTCCTTGATTTGCACACCTTCTTTTTTTAGAACAAGAGACTCACCTGATCTATGAAGAGTAATTCCATGCTCGGTGATATAAACATCAGCCATGATTAAAACTCCCGGAATCCGCCGAAGGAACAACCGACTAATCCTTTGTAGCGAATGCGATACCAATGATTAGAAATTTCGTAAGAGTAAATCTTCTTTGTCTCGAGAGATTACTTCTACTTGTTCTCCATCAGGGATTAATACGAGTTTGCCTCCATTCATACTGCAACGATCTCGGAGAAATAACCCGGAAGGTTCTCTCACTCTCGCAAACGTTGTAGGTTGTTTGGGCTCTTCTTGTTCTTTTTTTCTTGGTCCATTATTGTAGCGGTAACTTGACTAGGTGCATACACTGATTTAAACTCCATCCGATTTGTCCCCTGCATATCTCTTAGAAATTTTTGCAAGTAGTCTTCCTTTTGAATCGACTCACCTAGAACACCTAAGAAATCAATCATTTCATTTTCTGACTTTGTTTTTAAGAATTTTGAGAAAGAAGAAAAATTCGATTTAAAGAATTTCGGATTCTTAGAGGCTAAAGATAAAATTTCATTCTGATGAGAAGTAAACTCTGAGGTAGAATTTTAGGAAGGGATGATTCTTATTTGCCACGGTGAGTTCATCTAAGTCATTTTCTGAATTGATTCCTTCTAAGAGTAACTCCCAGGAATAATTCTTTAAATCATCAGAAAATGATTTTAAGTTTAGCAAAGCGAATTCTCGAACTCTTTCTTCTCCGGGCAAATGGTTTTAGAGCTTCTAAGCAAAATTTACTTACACTAGAAATACTATCTCCTTTGCAGAGCATAAAGATTTCTAAATTTTCTTTCGTGACCGGAACAGAGCTAATTCCTTTTTGAAAGCAACCCTACTGTGCGTTCTTTTAAAAGAGTATTCTT
This genomic window contains:
- the cas1 gene encoding CRISPR-associated endonuclease Cas1; its protein translation is MADVYITEHGITLHRSGESLVLKKEGVQIKELELKNIETIQVFGYVQASSHVLFELLERGIEFAYYNSNGNLIGQLTPPHVKNVELRYKQYELSKDENFKLEFAKELIQGKWKVASTC